One Panicum virgatum strain AP13 chromosome 3N, P.virgatum_v5, whole genome shotgun sequence DNA segment encodes these proteins:
- the LOC120667797 gene encoding protein FAR1-RELATED SEQUENCE 5-like has product MGPPPSTPAYPGFYPDAGVRPSSSAQPGFVSDTFVPDSGGFNLEDLDNFTSLSPAEQGDPDVLGSSQLGGAPLGYSQQQTAQPSLHPQRKMRSPDRHTYSRGHVHAPQRAKKEEMADLESLLEYNEIVRKIFAKEDEGFQFYNTYTLGKGFSVRKSYVEWNSEHTELTLRRYVCSRQDYREEKYVKKEIKKRRPQDITRVGCPAKLVIALDRNTGQWYVKNFIDEHNHPLAPADLSCLLRSHREISDAQKAEIVELGVAGIRKHQIFEIMEMQYGGHDKVGYTSRDLYNFCHLYKEDIIADGDAQTIISHLKERQNRDSEFFFKYMTDGKGHLLGMFWCDTQCMLDHAAFGDVVVFDSTYKTNRYNLPLVSFVGVNHHYHTVLFGCGIISHENTDSYVWLLKIFTKANAQKHPDSVITDEDLAMQSAISVGALRVFLHDLCSIEEIERKWQVFLADNKVKEDSWLYQMYEVRQTWCAAYHVGHCFLGLRSNQRSESMKSRLQMKLDGKMTLLEMVQHYETCLTKVHRNEADDDAKALQSAPFTEPDASILEINAKERFTPNVFKAKVQFSVEAAKKCSLIEILDGDDTIEYIVGRRDRDIMYYVKCELTG; this is encoded by the exons ATGGGACCGCCACCATCGACACCAGCCTACCCAG gattctatcCAGATGCGGGCGTCAGACCTTCTTCCTCAGCACAACCTG GGTTCGTCTCTGACACGTTCGTTCCAGATAGCGGTGGCTTCAACTTAGAAGATCTCGACAACTTCACTTCCCTCTCACCCGCGgagcaaggtgaccccgatgtcttgggctcttcacagctaggaggagcaccacttggttactctcagcagcagacagcGCAGCCTTCTTTGCATCCTCAGCGAAAAatgaggtctccggatcgtcacacctactcgCGGGGCCATGTCCATGCCCCGCAGAGGGCGAAGAAG GAGGAAATGGCGGATCTTGAGTCTTTGCTGGAGTACAATGAAATTGTTAGGAAGATATTCGCAAAAGAAGATGAAGGATTTCAGTTTTATAACACATACACACTTGGTAAAGGATTTAGTGTGAGGAAAAGCTATGTTGAGTGGAACAGTGAACACACTGAGCTGACCCTTCGGAGGTATGTTTGCAGTCGTCAAGATTACCGTGAAGAGAAGTACGTGAAGAAGGAGATTAAGAAGCGGAGGCCACAAGATATAACTCGTGTTGGATGCCCTGCAAAATTGGTAATTGCACTGGACCGGAACACCGGGCAGTGGTACGTGAAGAATTTCATCGATGAGCACAACCATCCGCTGGCTCCAGCCGACCTTAGTTGCCTGCTGCGTTCACATCGAGAAATCAGCGATGCGCAGAAAGCTGAAATTGTGGAGCTGGGGGTTGCTGGGATCCGCAAACACCAGATTTTTGAAATTATGGAAATGCAGTATGGTGGGCATGACAAGGTTGGCTATACATCAAGGGACTTGTATAATTTCTGCCATCTCTATAAGGAGGATATAATTGCTGATGGTGATGCTCAAACAATCATCAGTCACCTGAAGGAACGTCAAAACAGAGATTCTGAGTTCTTCTTCAAGTATATGACTGATGGGAAAGGACACTTGCTGGGAATGTTTTGGTGTGATACTCAATGTATGCTTGATCATGCAGCATTTGGTGATGTCGTTGTATTTGATAGCACCTACAAAACAAATCGGTACAACCTGCCCCTTGTGTCTTTCGTTGGGGTGAATCACCATTACCACACAGTTCTTTTCGGATGTGGAATTATTTCTCATGAGAATACTGATTCATATGTGTGGCTGCTGAAAATATTTACCAAAGCTAATGCTCAGAAGCATCCTGATTCCGTGATCACTGATGAAGACCTTGCTATGCAgagtgcaatcagtgtg GGTGCACTCAGGGTTTTTTTGCATGACCTTTGCTCCATAGAAGAGATTGAGAGGAAATGGCAGGTGTTCCTGGCTGACAATAAGGTCAAAGAGGACTCATGGCTTTATCAGATGTATGAGGTGAGGCAAACCTGGTGTGCTGCATATCATGTAGGTCATTGCTTTTTAGGATTGAGGAGCAACCAACGGAGTGAGAGCATGAAATCTAGGCTTCAGATGAAATTGGATGGTAAAATGACCCTATTAGAAATGGTACAACACTATGAGACCTGCCTTACAAAAGTGCATAGAAATGAGGCGGATGACGATGCTAAAGCACTGCAATCTGCGCCATTCACAGAACCTGATGCTTCAATTCTTGAGATAAATGCAAAGGAAAGGTTCACACCAAATGTTTTTAAGGCGAAGGTCCAGTTCAGCGTGGAAGCAGCCAAGAAATGTTCTCTAATTGAGATTCTAGATGGCGATGATACAATTGAGTATATTGTTGGAAGGAGAGATAGAGACATCATGTACTATGTGAAATGTGAATTAACTGGATAG